Within Romboutsia sp. CE17, the genomic segment ATATTTAAAGCTTCTTCAGTGATTACTATCTCTTTATCATTAACTGGTAACTTACCATCTTTTAATTTAATTTGATATCCTTCAAAAGCATTATTATCATATTCTTTTACTTGTATTACATTTTTCTTATCACTAGTTAGCTTGGCCGAACCTAAATTATTACTCAAAGCCGTTTTAGAAATGCCTGCACTTTTTGTTATTTTATCTAGGTTATCTTTTTTTATATCATAAAAAGTTGCGTGAAATTCACCATTTCCAGCTATGGTTTCTCTTATTTGATAATCCATAAAACTTTCAAATATATTTCCAATCCCACAAATTAATGCTGTTGATAGTATTATTCCTATTATTGTTACTATAGTTCTTTTTTTATTTTCTTTTAAATATCTTAAAGTTAGAGATGTGTATAAATTCATTTATATCACCTCATCTTGCTTTATAATTCCATCTTCTATAGTTATTACTCTATCTGCTTGTAGTGCAATATTAGCATCGTGTGTTATCATTATTAAAGTTTGATTGTACTTTTTAACGGATAATTTCAGTAATTCTAAAACCTCCTTAGAGTTTTTACTGTCTAAGTTTCCAGTAGGCTCATCAGCAAGAATTATTGCTGGTCTATTTATAAGTGCCCTACCTATAGAAGTTCTTTGTTGCTGTCCTCCACTTAGTTCGTTTGGAAGATGATTTTCTCTTCCATTTAACCCTAAAGTTTTTAGTAGATCTTCTAAATAATCTTTTTCTACTTTTCTATTATCTAATTCTGAAGGTAATAATATATTTTCTTTAGCACTAAGTACAGGTATTAAGTTATAGAATTGATATATTAAACCTACATTTCTTCTTCTAAATATAGATAAATCTTTTTCTTTTAAAGAATATATGTCTACATCATTAATGTACACTTTACCACTTGTAGGGCTATCTACACCTCCTAATAAATGTAGCAATGTACTTTTTCCACTTCCACTAGGTCCTACTATTGCAACAAACTCACCTTTATGTATTGATAAATTTACGTTTTTTAAAGCATCTACTTTAGCTTCACCATTGCCATAACTTTTAGTTAGATTTTCTACTTTTACTATTTCCATATTATCCTCCATAAACTTCTCATCTAAATTATCTTTTTGGTTATTAAACTCACATCTGTATTTTATAGTTTAAAGTTTAAGACTTACATTAAGGTGAATTTTAATATGACATATTAGTCACCGTAAGTTTTATGTAAGATTATATGAAACTCTGCACCCTTATTTTTTTCACTTTTCACATAGATATCACCATTTTGACTTTCTATTATAGATTTAGCCATTGCTAGTCCTATTCCAACACTATCTTCTTTTGTACTACTTTTACCTTTATAAAATCTTTTAAATATATTTGGCAAGTCATTTTTATCAATACCTTCTCCACTATCTTTTATAACTATTTCTGAATATAAAGGATTTTGATCATAGTTAATTTGTAACTTTCCACCTTTTGGAGTATGCTCTACACAATTTTTAATTACATTTACCAAGGCTTCTGTTGACCAATTTATATCTCCAATATAATAAATATTTTTATCTCCATTTATACTTAGATCTATATTTTTAAGTTCTATTGGGATTAAATTTGGTTGAAGAGACCTTTTTATCAATTCATTTATATTTACTTTTTCATTTTTAAAATCAATAACCTTTGCCTCCAATTTTGAAAGCTTTAACATGCTTTTTATTAACCATTCCATTCTTTTTAATTGTGATTTAATTTTGTCTAAAAACTCAATTTTAGTTTCTTTTGGAATATCTTCATACATTAAATCATTAAGTATTATAAGAGAAGTCATAGGTGTTCTTAGCTGATGTGATATATCTGATATCGTATCATTTAAAAATATTTTTTCTTTATTTAATAATTCTACTTTTTCCTTAAGGACAGTAGTCATTTTCAGTAACTCAGTCTTAAGTAGACCTATTTGACCTTCTTGATTTTTATTATTCATCTCAAAATTTCTACCTTCTGAGCTATTGTACACATAATCTGTCATATCTTTTATATCATTGTATATTTTTTTTAAATAATATATAACTAAAGCAAATATCATAACAAAAATTACAAATATTAATAAAGCATTTAAGTTAAATAATGATTTAATACTGGATGTTATAATTGGTTCATTTCTTAGACTTATACGATTATCATAATTATATTTTTCTAATATTTCTTTACCTAATTCTAAATTTTCTTTAGAGTTACCTTGAGTTATTATACTAACTATATTACTTTCCATATTAGGATTTTCAGATATTATATTTCCTATTAAAGCTTGATTATTCTCTACTACCTTATTTTTAATTATATTCACACTAAGAAAGCTAACACCTAGAGATAGCATTAATGAAACTAAAAATAATCCTATATATTTTATTATGAAACTTTTAACCTCTATATTAGATAGAAACATTACTTTCACATCCATTCCACTTATATCCTAACCCTCTAACTGTAAGTATATATTTTGGTTCACTTGAATCATCTTCTATCTTTTCTCTAAGTCGCTTTATATATACTGTAAGAGTATTATCATTAACAAAATCATATGTAACATCCCATAGTTTTTCCAGTATTTGAGCTCTACTTAATACTGTATTTTTATTTTTTATTAAGATTAATAATAATTTATATTCTACCGAAGTTAAGAAAATCTCTTCTCCATTTTTATATACTCTTGCTTCTAGAGTATGTATGCTTAAGCTACCAAACTTTAGTATTTTTTTACTTTCATTACTATTTACTCTTCTTCTAAGAACTGCATTTATTCTTGAAATAAGCTCTCTAACTCTAAATGGCTTAGTAATATAGTCATCTCCTCCTATATCTAAACCCATAACAACATTTACTTCTTCGTCACATGCAGTTAGAAAAATTATCGGTATATCTTTATTTTCTCTTATTTCTTCACATAACTTATACCCACTACCATCTGGAAGCATAACATCTAAAAGAATAATATTATAATCATTTTCATTAATTATTTTTCTTGCACTTTCTAAATCTTTACATATATCTATATTAAACCCTTCTTGTTCTAGTGCATACTTCACACCAAAAGCAATTGTGCTGTCATCTTCTACTAAAAGAACTCTTTTCATATCTTCCTCCATATTCATTATTTACAAATTTCTTTTATAGTTATTATACAATAACTAAATTAATATAATATTATAAATTACATAATAGTCACATTTATTACACGCAAAAAGAGATTTAAAGAAATGCCTTACTTTGATTAGTTTAACATTTCTTTAAATCTCTTTTATTACAATTTTATTATTAAAAAGTTTTGTTGTTGGCTTATAATAGGATCACCACAACAAGCATGTTACTCATATTTAAATTAATTATAATATAATTTTGTTGATACGGTCAACTCTTTTTTCATAACTCTGAATAAAAGTTACAATTTTTATTCATCATATTTGTCATACTCATCTTCTTCAAAGTCACTTTTATCTAAATCAATATCATCCTTATTTACTTTAGTTTGATCTATATAGTGTCCCAATTCTTTTGGAG encodes:
- a CDS encoding response regulator transcription factor, encoding MKRVLLVEDDSTIAFGVKYALEQEGFNIDICKDLESARKIINENDYNIILLDVMLPDGSGYKLCEEIRENKDIPIIFLTACDEEVNVVMGLDIGGDDYITKPFRVRELISRINAVLRRRVNSNESKKILKFGSLSIHTLEARVYKNGEEIFLTSVEYKLLLILIKNKNTVLSRAQILEKLWDVTYDFVNDNTLTVYIKRLREKIEDDSSEPKYILTVRGLGYKWNGCESNVSI
- a CDS encoding ABC transporter ATP-binding protein is translated as MEIVKVENLTKSYGNGEAKVDALKNVNLSIHKGEFVAIVGPSGSGKSTLLHLLGGVDSPTSGKVYINDVDIYSLKEKDLSIFRRRNVGLIYQFYNLIPVLSAKENILLPSELDNRKVEKDYLEDLLKTLGLNGRENHLPNELSGGQQQRTSIGRALINRPAIILADEPTGNLDSKNSKEVLELLKLSVKKYNQTLIMITHDANIALQADRVITIEDGIIKQDEVI
- a CDS encoding sensor histidine kinase; the protein is MDVKVMFLSNIEVKSFIIKYIGLFLVSLMLSLGVSFLSVNIIKNKVVENNQALIGNIISENPNMESNIVSIITQGNSKENLELGKEILEKYNYDNRISLRNEPIITSSIKSLFNLNALLIFVIFVMIFALVIYYLKKIYNDIKDMTDYVYNSSEGRNFEMNNKNQEGQIGLLKTELLKMTTVLKEKVELLNKEKIFLNDTISDISHQLRTPMTSLIILNDLMYEDIPKETKIEFLDKIKSQLKRMEWLIKSMLKLSKLEAKVIDFKNEKVNINELIKRSLQPNLIPIELKNIDLSINGDKNIYYIGDINWSTEALVNVIKNCVEHTPKGGKLQINYDQNPLYSEIVIKDSGEGIDKNDLPNIFKRFYKGKSSTKEDSVGIGLAMAKSIIESQNGDIYVKSEKNKGAEFHIILHKTYGD